The following are encoded in a window of Peromyscus eremicus chromosome 12, PerEre_H2_v1, whole genome shotgun sequence genomic DNA:
- the LOC131922893 gene encoding uncharacterized protein LOC131922893: MNNSFNKKDRMCSDRKAGNCDRQKKNEAKQPGDVSSLLGFALIYIQSSTPFHTGPSFKKQHICPDFEVMDELSRAMHGNESCYFLLTTCIHQTNTAVIGSELVEMGGRTTENVLSSFSEKIGGQFKEYSPSQSRRDNGGSLRANENEEVETVSTLEVVGPGRMELINEED; encoded by the exons ATGAATAATAGTTTCAATAAGAAAGACAGGATGTGTTCTGACAGGAAGGCTGGGAACTGTGACAGgcagaagaaaaatgaagccaAACAACCTGGAGATGTGTCATCACTGCTAGGGTTTGCCTTGATCTACATCCAGTCATCTACGCCTTTTCATACTGGGCCCTCATTCAAGAAACAGCATATCTGCCCTGACTTTGAAGTAATGGATGAGCTTTCAAGGGCAATGCATGGGAATGAGTCTTGCTACTTTCTTCTTACAACATGCATTCATCAG ACTAATACAGCAGTTATTGGATCAGAACTTGTAGAAATGGGAGGAAGAACAACAGAAAATGTGTTGAGTTCATTCAGCGAGAAGATTGGTGGCCAG TTCAAGGAGTACAGTCCCTCACAGAGCAGAAGGGACAACGGTGGGAGCCTGAG aGCAAATGAGAATGAGGAAGTGGAGACTGTCTCCActctagaggtggtgggacctgggagaatggagctgatAAATGAGGAGGACTAA